In Streptomyces sp. NBC_00091, the following proteins share a genomic window:
- a CDS encoding YbjN domain-containing protein, which translates to MSIDPASIPNFGGQPEPQATGPAGPVVPDQDLVKQLLEQMELKYVVDDEGDLAAPWEDFRTYFMFRGEGEQQVFSVRTFYDRPHAIDDKPQLLESIDDWNRRTLWPKVYSHTHDDGSVRLIGEAQMLIGTGVSLEHFVSSTVSWVRASIEFDKWLLEQLGLEKEVDSAEGDEKNEDGE; encoded by the coding sequence GTGAGCATCGACCCGGCCTCGATTCCGAACTTCGGGGGTCAGCCCGAACCGCAGGCCACAGGACCGGCGGGCCCCGTCGTCCCCGACCAGGATCTGGTGAAGCAGCTCCTGGAGCAGATGGAGCTCAAGTACGTCGTCGACGACGAGGGTGACCTCGCGGCGCCGTGGGAGGACTTCCGCACGTACTTCATGTTCCGCGGTGAAGGCGAGCAGCAGGTCTTCTCCGTGCGGACCTTCTACGACCGTCCGCACGCCATCGACGACAAGCCGCAGCTGCTCGAGTCGATCGACGACTGGAACCGCCGCACCCTGTGGCCGAAGGTCTACAGCCACACGCACGACGACGGCTCCGTCCGCCTGATCGGCGAGGCGCAGATGCTGATCGGCACCGGCGTCAGCCTGGAGCACTTCGTGTCCTCCACGGTCAGCTGGGTCCGCGCGTCGATCGAATTCGACAAGTGGCTCCTCGAGCAGCTCGGCCTGGAGAAGGAAGTGGACTCCGCCGAGGGCGACGAGAAGAACGAAGACGGCGAGTAG
- a CDS encoding pyridoxal phosphate-dependent aminotransferase, producing the protein MSAPTGSSRPFLNRRLAAFGTTIFAEMSALAARTGSINLGQGFPDTDGPAEIAEAAVRAIRDGRGNQYPPGPGVPELRTAIAAHQQRFYGLSYDPDTEVLVTAGATEAIAASLLALLEPGDEVIALEPFYDSYAACIAMAGATRVPLTLRAPHFRPDLDALRDAVTPRTRLLLLNTPHNPTGTVLTRAELAAIAELAVERDLLVVTDEVYEHLVFEGEHIPLASLPGMRERTVTISSAGKTLSFTGWKVGWVTAPPALVSAVRSAKQFLTYVASGPFQYAVAEALALPDTYFDTFRAELAAKRDLLSEGLAAAGFEVYRPQGTYFITTDIAPLGEKDGLAFCRALPERCGVVAIPNQVFYDDRTAGATQVRWAFCKQTEVLQEAVTRLRRL; encoded by the coding sequence ATGAGCGCACCCACGGGCAGCAGCCGCCCCTTCCTGAACCGCCGTCTGGCGGCCTTCGGCACCACGATCTTCGCGGAGATGTCGGCTCTGGCCGCCCGCACCGGGTCGATCAACCTCGGCCAGGGGTTCCCCGACACCGACGGCCCCGCCGAGATCGCCGAGGCCGCCGTCCGCGCGATCCGCGACGGCCGGGGCAACCAGTACCCGCCCGGCCCGGGCGTCCCCGAACTCCGCACCGCGATCGCCGCCCACCAGCAGCGCTTCTACGGCCTGTCCTACGACCCCGACACCGAGGTCCTCGTCACGGCCGGCGCCACCGAGGCCATCGCCGCCTCCCTCCTCGCCCTCCTCGAACCGGGCGACGAGGTCATCGCCCTGGAACCCTTCTACGACTCCTACGCGGCCTGCATCGCCATGGCCGGCGCCACCCGCGTCCCGCTCACCCTGCGCGCCCCGCACTTCCGTCCCGACCTGGACGCCCTGCGCGACGCCGTCACCCCGCGCACCCGGCTGCTCCTGCTGAACACCCCGCACAACCCGACGGGCACCGTCCTCACCCGCGCCGAACTCGCCGCCATCGCCGAACTCGCCGTGGAACGCGACCTCCTGGTCGTCACCGACGAGGTCTACGAGCACCTGGTCTTCGAGGGCGAGCACATCCCGCTGGCCTCCCTGCCCGGCATGCGCGAGCGCACCGTCACCATCTCCTCCGCCGGCAAGACCCTCTCCTTCACCGGCTGGAAGGTCGGCTGGGTCACCGCCCCGCCCGCGCTCGTCTCGGCGGTCCGCTCGGCCAAGCAGTTCCTGACGTACGTCGCCTCCGGCCCCTTCCAGTACGCCGTCGCCGAGGCCCTCGCCCTCCCGGATACCTACTTCGACACCTTCCGCGCGGAGCTCGCCGCCAAGCGCGACCTCCTCTCCGAAGGCCTGGCCGCCGCCGGCTTCGAGGTCTACCGCCCACAGGGCACCTACTTCATCACCACCGACATCGCGCCCCTGGGCGAGAAGGACGGCCTCGCCTTCTGCCGCGCCCTGCCCGAGCGCTGCGGTGTGGTCGCCATCCCCAACCAGGTCTTCTACGACGACCGGACCGCCGGCGCCACCCAGGTCCGCTGGGCCTTCTGCAAGCAGACGGAAGTCCTCCAGGAGGCCGTGACCCGCCTGCGCCGGCTCTGA
- a CDS encoding DUF2617 family protein translates to MLTTLQTTYTDTRAADLAWALGRDRLPALAVLNLQLADAKVELRLLGASHQVLLEEGEVLCSETVACMPGSSTPLPLGVAKRVGDWEYEFAARVETLSRGSFAGRAQELLALVADHPNGLAGTFPGDPHAFTAMLAQRHEGQVRWRTWHAYPQEGQLVATRTRVGVRMGARV, encoded by the coding sequence ATGCTCACGACCCTCCAGACCACCTACACCGACACGCGTGCCGCCGATCTCGCCTGGGCCCTGGGACGGGACCGGCTGCCCGCTTTGGCCGTACTGAACCTCCAGCTCGCGGACGCGAAGGTGGAGTTGCGCCTGCTCGGGGCCTCTCATCAGGTGCTCCTGGAGGAGGGCGAGGTGCTCTGCTCGGAGACGGTCGCCTGTATGCCCGGCAGCAGTACGCCGCTGCCGCTCGGCGTGGCGAAGCGGGTGGGGGACTGGGAGTACGAGTTCGCCGCGCGGGTCGAGACCCTCTCGCGGGGGTCCTTCGCGGGGCGGGCCCAGGAGCTGCTCGCGCTGGTGGCGGACCACCCGAACGGGCTAGCCGGGACCTTCCCGGGCGACCCGCACGCCTTCACGGCCATGCTCGCGCAGCGTCACGAGGGGCAGGTGCGCTGGCGCACCTGGCACGCGTATCCGCAGGAGGGCCAGCTGGTGGCCACGCGCACCCGGGTGGGCGTGCGGATGGGGGCTCGCGTCTAG
- a CDS encoding polyamine aminopropyltransferase yields MIDRSAPRGVLPAAEPRGVQTVPAALPVRPRTGRLLVLATVFVCAACGLVYELELLALGSYLIGDSVTQASVVLSVMVFAMGVGSLLAKRLRRRPAFGFGAIEAALALLGGFSAMALYASFAWLGESRPALVAFSFAIGVLIGAEIPLLMVLIQRIRRQDAGGAVADLFAADYVGALVGGLAFPFLLLPVLGQLTGAMLTGTVNAVVGGGLVLWLFRHDLSRRCRWLLIGANVTVLTLLSCATLLADDFERAARTAVYGGEVRVAAQTGVQELVLTGPPTGSPRSLDLYLDGRLRVSGYDEYRYHEALVHPAMTGPHSRVLVLGGGDGLAAREVLRYRDVASVTVVELDPGVVRLARTDPMLSALNARAYEDPRLGVVTQDAFRWLRGPAARDRFDVIVSDLPDPGITPSTKLYSQEFYGLAARALKPGGRIAVHAGPLTTRPRTYWTVESTLRAAGLLTTPYSTGGRLSGFAAGPDRTLGAADAPPQDWGFVLAARDRVPELRVDRDTPALRAVSTRGLQDAARDAARIRLSGLPPSTLPHPRYS; encoded by the coding sequence ATGATCGACCGTTCCGCCCCCCGCGGGGTGCTCCCGGCGGCGGAGCCGCGGGGCGTGCAGACCGTCCCGGCCGCCCTGCCCGTACGCCCTCGGACCGGCCGACTCCTCGTGCTGGCCACGGTGTTCGTCTGCGCCGCCTGCGGGCTCGTCTACGAGCTGGAGCTGCTCGCCCTCGGCTCGTACCTCATCGGCGACTCCGTCACCCAGGCGTCGGTCGTGCTGTCCGTCATGGTCTTCGCCATGGGCGTCGGCTCCCTCCTCGCCAAGCGCCTGCGCCGCCGGCCCGCCTTCGGCTTCGGCGCCATCGAGGCCGCGCTCGCCCTGCTGGGCGGCTTCTCCGCCATGGCCCTGTACGCCAGCTTCGCCTGGCTGGGGGAGTCCCGGCCCGCGCTCGTCGCGTTCTCCTTCGCCATCGGAGTGCTCATCGGCGCGGAGATCCCGCTGCTGATGGTCCTCATCCAGCGCATCCGCAGACAGGACGCCGGCGGGGCCGTCGCCGACCTCTTCGCCGCCGACTACGTGGGCGCCCTGGTCGGCGGGCTCGCCTTCCCCTTCCTGCTGCTCCCCGTGCTCGGGCAGCTCACCGGGGCCATGCTCACCGGCACGGTCAACGCAGTCGTCGGCGGCGGACTCGTCCTGTGGCTGTTCCGCCACGACCTCAGCAGACGCTGCCGCTGGCTGCTGATCGGCGCCAACGTGACCGTCCTCACCCTGCTCTCCTGCGCCACGCTGCTCGCCGACGACTTCGAGCGGGCCGCGCGCACCGCCGTCTACGGAGGGGAGGTACGGGTCGCCGCGCAGACCGGGGTGCAGGAGCTGGTGCTGACCGGGCCGCCCACCGGGTCCCCGCGCTCCCTCGACCTGTACCTCGACGGACGGCTGCGGGTCAGCGGCTACGACGAGTACCGCTACCACGAGGCCCTGGTCCACCCCGCGATGACCGGCCCCCACTCCCGTGTCCTGGTCCTCGGCGGCGGCGACGGGCTCGCCGCCCGCGAGGTGCTGCGCTACCGGGACGTCGCCTCCGTCACCGTTGTCGAGCTCGACCCCGGCGTGGTCCGCCTCGCCCGCACCGACCCGATGCTCTCCGCGCTCAACGCCCGCGCGTACGAGGACCCGCGCCTGGGCGTCGTCACCCAGGACGCCTTCCGCTGGCTGCGGGGGCCGGCCGCGCGGGACCGCTTCGACGTCATCGTCTCCGACCTCCCCGACCCCGGCATCACCCCGAGCACGAAGCTGTACTCGCAGGAGTTCTACGGGCTGGCCGCGCGGGCCCTGAAGCCGGGCGGGCGCATCGCGGTGCACGCGGGCCCCCTCACCACGAGGCCCCGTACCTACTGGACCGTCGAGTCCACCCTGCGCGCGGCCGGGCTGCTCACCACCCCCTACAGCACGGGCGGCCGGCTCTCCGGCTTCGCCGCCGGGCCCGACCGCACCCTCGGCGCCGCGGACGCGCCGCCGCAGGACTGGGGCTTCGTACTGGCCGCCCGCGACCGGGTCCCCGAGCTGCGCGTGGACCGCGACACCCCCGCCCTGCGGGCCGTGTCCACCCGGGGCCTGCAGGACGCGGCCCGGGACGCCGCCCGGATCCGGCTCTCCGGACTGCCGCCCTCGACCCTGCCGCACCCGCGCTACTCCTGA
- a CDS encoding SRPBCC domain-containing protein translates to MEHQVFVPVPADDLRAVLRDPARVARCVPGLQQDADTASGPLAGRLKVRVGGHTVTYRGSLSLTERDPDHFAAAGEGTEARGSGTVTLALGLRLIPHEGGTRLEFSGGATADGRAAGFDPQATATAAGRLLDRLAANLAGAPGPGPEHRAEPGEEPGPVTDPVAEAEEAEAKAQAEAGTGEADPGPDITEVSASVFDTEVPPPSLDPFLEGDFAAFADLGDLGRTGEDAEASGPPRPPAEAAHARRTMIGRSAEEVDHAPPRGRYAPVPAPSTGSGGNGLRWIAPAAALALASAVVVGRALRRRH, encoded by the coding sequence ATGGAGCATCAGGTGTTCGTTCCGGTACCGGCAGACGACCTCCGCGCCGTGCTGCGCGACCCCGCCCGGGTGGCCCGCTGCGTCCCCGGGCTCCAGCAGGACGCCGACACCGCCTCCGGGCCGCTGGCCGGGCGGCTCAAGGTGCGGGTCGGCGGGCACACCGTGACCTACCGGGGCTCCCTGTCCCTCACCGAGCGGGACCCGGACCACTTCGCCGCGGCGGGCGAGGGCACCGAGGCGCGGGGCAGCGGCACCGTCACCCTCGCGCTCGGGCTGCGGCTGATCCCCCACGAGGGTGGAACCCGGCTGGAGTTCAGCGGCGGGGCCACCGCCGACGGGCGGGCCGCCGGCTTCGACCCGCAGGCCACCGCCACCGCCGCCGGGCGGCTGCTCGACCGGCTCGCCGCCAACCTGGCCGGCGCCCCCGGACCCGGGCCCGAGCACCGAGCGGAGCCCGGCGAGGAGCCCGGGCCCGTGACCGACCCGGTGGCCGAGGCCGAGGAGGCGGAGGCGAAGGCCCAGGCGGAGGCCGGTACCGGCGAGGCGGACCCCGGTCCGGACATCACCGAGGTCAGCGCGTCCGTGTTCGACACCGAGGTGCCGCCCCCGTCCCTCGACCCCTTCCTGGAGGGCGACTTCGCGGCCTTCGCCGACCTCGGCGACCTGGGGCGGACGGGCGAGGACGCCGAGGCCTCCGGCCCCCCGCGCCCGCCGGCCGAGGCCGCCCACGCCCGCCGCACGATGATCGGCCGCAGCGCCGAGGAGGTCGACCACGCGCCGCCGCGCGGCCGCTACGCCCCGGTCCCGGCCCCCTCCACCGGCAGCGGCGGGAACGGCCTGCGCTGGATCGCCCCGGCCGCGGCCCTGGCCCTCGCCTCGGCGGTCGTGGTCGGAAGGGCGTTGCGCCGCCGCCATTGA
- a CDS encoding aldose 1-epimerase, protein MSTQLSAGGADITIDRENGCRISSLRVDGTELLRQGPHYGSFPMVPWCGRTANGQFHDGATVQQLPLNHPPHAIHGFGRDTVWRSGGADATRAAFYFDLADPWPHAGRVTQVFELAEDALTLTMGVETYQDSFPAQAGWHPWFNRVLTHDGAEAQIAFDPAWQEERGADHLPTGRRTDPTPGPWDDCFGMPGGVDVTLTWPGALELKITSRAEWVVVYDEQPEAVCVEPQSGPPNGLNTLPRLVTPVDPLEVSTTWSWRRLA, encoded by the coding sequence ATGAGTACGCAACTGAGCGCCGGCGGCGCCGACATCACCATCGACCGGGAGAACGGCTGCCGGATCAGCAGTCTGCGTGTCGACGGCACCGAACTCCTGCGCCAGGGCCCGCACTACGGGTCCTTCCCGATGGTCCCCTGGTGCGGCCGTACCGCGAACGGGCAGTTCCACGACGGCGCGACCGTCCAGCAGCTGCCCCTGAACCACCCCCCGCACGCCATCCACGGCTTCGGCCGGGACACGGTCTGGCGGTCCGGCGGAGCCGACGCCACCCGGGCGGCCTTCTACTTCGACCTCGCCGACCCGTGGCCGCACGCCGGCCGGGTGACGCAGGTCTTCGAGCTGGCTGAGGACGCGCTGACCCTCACCATGGGCGTCGAGACGTACCAGGACTCCTTCCCCGCCCAGGCGGGCTGGCACCCCTGGTTCAACCGCGTCCTGACCCACGACGGCGCCGAGGCGCAGATCGCCTTCGACCCGGCCTGGCAGGAGGAGCGCGGCGCCGACCACCTCCCCACCGGCCGCCGCACCGACCCGACGCCGGGCCCCTGGGACGACTGCTTCGGGATGCCCGGCGGGGTCGACGTCACCCTCACCTGGCCCGGGGCGCTGGAACTGAAGATCACCAGCCGGGCCGAATGGGTGGTCGTGTACGACGAGCAGCCCGAGGCCGTCTGCGTCGAGCCCCAGTCCGGCCCGCCCAACGGCCTGAACACCCTCCCGCGGCTGGTCACCCCGGTGGACCCGCTGGAGGTCTCCACGACCTGGTCCTGGCGCCGCCTCGCCTAG
- the pyrE gene encoding orotate phosphoribosyltransferase — protein MTDVRDALLQQIKDKAVVHGKVTLSSGKEADYYIDLRRITLDGEAAPLVGQVMLDLTADLEFDCVGGLTLGADPVATSMLHASAARGERLDAFVVRKAQKAHGMQRRIEGTDVKGKRCLVVEDTSTTGGSPLTAVEAVREAGGEVVAVATIVDRGAADAIAGAGLPYLTGYQLGDLGLA, from the coding sequence ATGACTGACGTACGCGATGCGCTTCTGCAGCAGATCAAGGACAAGGCCGTCGTGCACGGCAAGGTGACCCTCTCCTCCGGCAAGGAGGCCGACTACTACATCGACCTCCGCCGGATCACCCTCGACGGCGAGGCCGCCCCGCTGGTCGGTCAGGTCATGCTGGACCTGACCGCCGACCTCGAATTCGACTGCGTCGGCGGTCTGACCCTGGGCGCCGACCCGGTCGCCACCTCGATGCTGCACGCCTCCGCCGCGCGCGGCGAGCGCCTGGACGCCTTCGTCGTCCGCAAGGCGCAGAAGGCGCACGGCATGCAGCGCCGCATCGAGGGCACCGACGTCAAGGGCAAGCGCTGCCTGGTCGTCGAGGACACCTCGACCACCGGCGGCTCCCCGCTGACCGCCGTCGAGGCGGTCCGCGAGGCCGGCGGCGAGGTCGTCGCCGTCGCCACCATCGTGGACCGCGGTGCGGCCGACGCGATCGCCGGGGCGGGCCTGCCCTACCTCACCGGCTACCAGCTCGGGGACCTCGGCCTGGCGTAG
- the fbaA gene encoding class II fructose-bisphosphate aldolase, translating to MPIATPEVYNEMLDRAKAGKFAYPAINVTSTQTLHAALRGFAEAESDGIIQISTGGAEFLGGQYSKDMVTGAVALAEFAHVVAGKYGITVALHTDHCPKDKLDGYVRPLLEVSAERVARGLNPLFQSHMWDGSAETLADNLAIGQELLAKAAAAKIILEVEITPTGGEEDGVSHEINDELYTTVDDALRTAEALGLGEKGRYLLAASFGNVHGVYKPGNVVLRPELLKDLQAGVGEKYGKASPFDFVFHGGSGSTAEEIATALENGVVKMNLDTDTQYAFTRPVADHMFRNYDGVLKVDGEVGKKSTYDPRTWGKLAEAGMAQRVTEACANLRSTGTKLK from the coding sequence ATGCCCATCGCAACCCCCGAGGTCTACAACGAGATGCTCGACCGGGCGAAGGCAGGCAAGTTCGCCTACCCGGCCATCAACGTCACCTCGACCCAGACCCTGCACGCTGCGCTGCGCGGCTTCGCGGAGGCCGAGAGCGACGGCATCATCCAGATCTCCACCGGCGGTGCCGAGTTCCTGGGTGGCCAGTACAGCAAGGACATGGTGACCGGCGCGGTCGCCCTGGCCGAGTTCGCGCACGTCGTCGCCGGCAAGTACGGCATCACGGTCGCTCTGCACACGGACCACTGCCCCAAGGACAAGCTGGACGGCTACGTACGTCCGCTCCTGGAGGTGTCCGCCGAGCGCGTGGCCCGCGGCCTGAACCCGCTCTTCCAGTCGCACATGTGGGACGGCTCCGCCGAGACCCTGGCCGACAACCTGGCCATCGGCCAGGAGCTGCTCGCCAAGGCCGCCGCCGCGAAGATCATCCTCGAGGTCGAGATCACCCCGACCGGCGGCGAGGAGGACGGCGTCAGCCACGAGATCAACGACGAGCTGTACACCACCGTCGACGACGCGCTGCGCACCGCCGAGGCCCTGGGCCTGGGCGAGAAGGGCCGCTACCTGCTGGCCGCCTCCTTCGGCAACGTGCACGGCGTCTACAAGCCGGGCAACGTCGTCCTGCGCCCCGAGCTCCTCAAGGACCTCCAGGCCGGCGTCGGCGAGAAGTACGGCAAGGCCTCGCCCTTCGACTTCGTCTTCCACGGCGGCTCGGGCTCCACGGCCGAGGAGATCGCCACCGCGCTGGAGAACGGCGTCGTGAAGATGAACCTCGACACCGACACCCAGTACGCCTTCACCCGCCCGGTCGCGGACCACATGTTCCGCAACTACGACGGTGTCCTGAAGGTCGACGGCGAGGTCGGCAAGAAGTCCACCTACGACCCGCGCACCTGGGGCAAGCTCGCCGAGGCCGGCATGGCCCAGCGCGTCACCGAGGCCTGTGCCAACCTGCGCTCCACCGGCACCAAGCTGAAGTAA
- a CDS encoding ScbR family autoregulator-binding transcription factor has translation MKTERPQVKQDRAVRTRRAILEAAAVVFEEHGYDTAKLSDIVNIAKVTKGALYFHFDSKEGLAQAVIDAQNESQPQMLPQQYKVQEFVDIGMVFSHRLRHEALMRASTRLTLEYGNRQLDRAAPYQAWIELLIDVLAEAQRRGELLPNVDPVVPARLIVGAYAGLNSMSHTLGLDLDAQVSELYTHVMPNVVVPALAIRLDTAPGRGARALFGPQGTHECRQGCQGGVPPREPAAEEGAESAAAAVAEAAREMPASA, from the coding sequence ATGAAGACAGAGCGACCCCAGGTGAAGCAGGACCGGGCCGTGCGCACGCGTCGGGCCATCCTGGAGGCGGCGGCCGTGGTGTTCGAGGAGCACGGCTACGACACGGCCAAGCTCTCGGACATCGTCAACATCGCGAAGGTCACCAAGGGCGCGCTCTACTTCCACTTCGACTCGAAGGAGGGCCTGGCCCAGGCCGTCATCGACGCGCAGAACGAGTCCCAGCCGCAGATGCTCCCGCAGCAGTACAAGGTGCAGGAGTTCGTGGACATCGGCATGGTCTTCTCGCACCGGCTGCGGCACGAGGCGCTGATGCGGGCCAGCACCCGGCTCACGCTGGAGTACGGGAACCGGCAGCTCGACCGGGCCGCCCCCTACCAGGCCTGGATCGAGCTGCTCATCGACGTCCTGGCGGAGGCGCAGCGGCGCGGGGAGCTGCTGCCGAACGTGGACCCGGTGGTCCCGGCCCGGCTGATCGTGGGCGCGTACGCGGGGCTGAACAGCATGTCGCACACGCTCGGCCTGGACCTGGACGCGCAGGTGTCGGAGCTCTACACGCACGTGATGCCGAACGTGGTGGTCCCGGCCCTGGCGATCCGGCTGGACACGGCTCCCGGGCGGGGTGCGCGGGCGCTGTTCGGACCGCAGGGCACGCACGAGTGCCGGCAGGGCTGCCAGGGCGGCGTACCGCCCCGGGAGCCGGCGGCGGAGGAGGGCGCGGAGAGCGCCGCGGCGGCGGTCGCGGAGGCGGCGCGGGAGATGCCCGCTTCCGCCTAG
- a CDS encoding BTAD domain-containing putative transcriptional regulator, which produces MDIEVLGAPRVTENGVPITAPTPESRHVLAVLAACPDRVVPVSVLADELARRTPPEHARAALHTAVRRLRERFAEALGAGSVRTPETVLSTRPGGYLLDTAGGRCDVREFEREAGAGYRAMGRGDFEQAAARLRRALDLWTGPALDGIDAGTWLGGRIACLDADRLSVLGQWVEAELALGRHRELRLALAGLRGAGAGRPDGPYLEALCRAEARVEALRTARPAPGLTLTCAARP; this is translated from the coding sequence GTGGACATTGAGGTACTCGGCGCACCACGGGTCACCGAGAACGGTGTGCCCATCACGGCCCCCACACCGGAGTCCCGGCACGTCCTGGCGGTCCTCGCCGCCTGTCCCGACCGGGTCGTGCCCGTCTCCGTCCTCGCGGACGAGCTGGCCCGCCGCACCCCGCCCGAGCACGCCCGCGCCGCCCTGCACACCGCCGTACGCCGGCTGCGCGAGCGGTTCGCCGAGGCGCTGGGCGCCGGCTCGGTACGTACTCCCGAGACCGTGCTGTCCACGAGGCCCGGCGGGTATCTTCTCGACACCGCCGGAGGCCGCTGCGACGTGCGGGAGTTCGAGCGCGAGGCGGGCGCCGGCTACCGCGCCATGGGACGGGGCGACTTCGAGCAGGCCGCCGCGCGGCTGCGCCGGGCGCTGGACCTGTGGACCGGCCCCGCCCTGGACGGGATCGACGCCGGGACCTGGCTCGGCGGCCGGATCGCGTGCCTCGACGCGGACCGGCTCTCGGTGCTGGGCCAGTGGGTCGAGGCGGAACTCGCGCTCGGACGCCACCGCGAGCTGCGCCTCGCGCTCGCGGGCCTGCGGGGCGCGGGAGCCGGCCGCCCCGACGGCCCCTACCTGGAGGCGCTGTGCCGCGCCGAAGCCCGCGTCGAGGCCCTGCGCACGGCCCGCCCGGCCCCCGGGCTCACCCTCACCTGCGCCGCCCGGCCCTGA
- a CDS encoding helix-turn-helix domain-containing protein has protein sequence MRGDGGGPLAVLELLAAQAPQGRYEALLAEARAAGADDAELAGLTRAVELARSVRARASRSKQREAALTALVDTAHDLTSPYDIDGLLRLITRRARRLLGFDMAWLSLSRPDGSAYVRTSEGETTALNVGLELGTGRGLGSIAQARRSPVWTADYLADPSIAHAPGIDAVVEAEGLHAIIAVPLRRGDSTLGALYGSDRAVREFTPDEIGIMLSLADLAAVAIEKARLLEQTRDEVTELEAFGSRTNTALTRVRYLWECHARLAGMVLDGAGLATLARATADALDGVLQVRDPGGRPLTATGELPGLDEDAVTKGALQALTDRRPVRLPGELWLAPVLAGAEDLGVLLLSASAPLADEDVRLLQLAAQSVASLMLIQRGTAAAEGPVHDELLADLLERPHSVDLHLLERTRRLGIDLDRPHVVVVARPEGGELGKAVAWASSYAYRMGGLKGVRRGCIVLVLPGTDASAAAHRASGELSPLLGHAVSTGAAGPTAGPGEVARVYAEAVRCLDALTALDGVGGTASLRELGFLGLLLSADHDVESFIAATIGPVLEYDTDRLTELTRTLEAYFASGASPTHAAEALHVHPNTVSRRLDRIAELLGPDWQKPAGALEIQMALRLRKARTVLHDRRTAADRAYAAE, from the coding sequence ATGCGCGGGGACGGCGGAGGCCCGCTGGCCGTACTGGAACTGCTCGCGGCGCAGGCCCCGCAGGGGCGGTACGAGGCCCTGCTGGCCGAGGCCCGCGCCGCGGGGGCCGACGACGCCGAACTGGCCGGCCTCACCCGGGCCGTGGAACTGGCCCGCTCGGTACGGGCCCGCGCGAGCCGCAGCAAACAGCGCGAGGCCGCCCTCACCGCGCTCGTCGACACCGCCCACGACCTCACCTCCCCGTACGACATCGACGGCCTGCTGCGCCTGATCACCCGCCGGGCCCGGCGCCTCCTCGGCTTCGACATGGCCTGGCTGTCGCTGAGCCGCCCGGACGGTTCCGCGTACGTACGCACCTCCGAGGGCGAGACCACCGCGCTCAACGTCGGCCTCGAACTGGGCACCGGCCGGGGCCTCGGCAGCATCGCGCAGGCCCGCCGCTCACCGGTGTGGACCGCCGACTACCTCGCCGACCCCTCCATCGCGCACGCACCCGGCATCGACGCCGTCGTCGAGGCGGAGGGCCTGCACGCGATCATCGCGGTCCCGCTGCGGCGCGGGGACTCCACCCTCGGCGCGCTCTACGGATCCGACCGCGCCGTCAGGGAGTTCACCCCGGACGAGATCGGCATCATGCTCTCCCTCGCCGACCTGGCCGCCGTCGCCATCGAGAAGGCCCGGCTGCTGGAGCAGACCCGCGACGAGGTCACCGAGCTGGAGGCCTTCGGCTCGCGCACCAACACCGCCCTGACCCGGGTCCGCTACCTGTGGGAGTGCCACGCCCGGCTGGCCGGGATGGTCCTGGACGGCGCCGGGCTCGCCACCCTCGCCCGGGCCACCGCCGACGCGCTGGACGGCGTGCTCCAGGTGCGGGATCCGGGCGGGCGCCCGCTGACCGCCACCGGGGAACTGCCCGGCCTGGACGAGGACGCGGTGACCAAGGGCGCCCTCCAGGCGCTCACCGACCGGCGCCCGGTGCGCCTGCCGGGCGAGCTGTGGCTGGCCCCCGTCCTCGCGGGAGCCGAGGACCTCGGGGTGCTGCTGCTGAGCGCCTCCGCCCCGCTCGCCGACGAGGACGTACGGCTGCTCCAGCTGGCGGCCCAGTCCGTGGCCTCCCTGATGCTGATCCAGCGGGGCACGGCCGCCGCCGAGGGGCCCGTCCACGACGAACTCCTCGCCGACCTGCTGGAGCGGCCGCACTCCGTCGACCTGCACCTGCTGGAGCGCACCCGCCGGCTCGGCATCGACCTCGACCGCCCGCACGTGGTGGTCGTCGCCCGGCCGGAGGGCGGCGAACTGGGCAAGGCCGTGGCCTGGGCCTCCTCGTACGCCTACCGGATGGGCGGGCTCAAGGGCGTCCGCCGGGGCTGCATCGTCCTGGTCCTGCCCGGCACCGACGCCTCCGCCGCCGCGCACCGGGCCTCGGGGGAGCTGTCCCCGCTGCTCGGCCACGCCGTGTCCACCGGAGCCGCCGGACCCACCGCCGGCCCGGGCGAGGTGGCCCGCGTCTACGCCGAGGCCGTGCGCTGCCTGGACGCGCTGACCGCGCTCGACGGGGTGGGCGGTACCGCCTCCCTGCGCGAGCTGGGCTTCCTCGGACTGCTGCTGTCCGCCGACCACGACGTGGAGTCCTTCATCGCGGCGACCATCGGCCCCGTCCTCGAGTACGACACGGACCGGCTGACGGAGCTGACCCGCACCCTGGAGGCGTACTTCGCCTCGGGAGCCAGCCCCACCCACGCCGCCGAGGCCCTGCACGTGCACCCCAACACCGTCTCCCGCCGCCTGGACCGCATCGCCGAACTCCTCGGCCCGGACTGGCAGAAGCCCGCCGGGGCGCTGGAGATCCAGATGGCCCTGCGCCTGCGCAAGGCCCGCACGGTCCTCCACGACCGCCGCACGGCCGCCGACCGGGCCTACGCCGCCGAGTAG